A stretch of Flavobacterium sp. N2270 DNA encodes these proteins:
- a CDS encoding TolC family protein, with protein sequence MRKILIIFILFFAYNVEGQSINDYYIIAAENNPELKAKYKEFEAAMQKIPQVSSLPDPNLSMGYFISPVETRLGPQNMRFSLTQMFPWFGTLKAQKNATTLMAESKYQAFLNAKNLLYSQVATAYYPLYELIKLKEIEQENIKILESYKNIANAKFENGKGSLVDVLRVDIMIKDAQTNLEILTKKESALTSWLNSILNRKYDEKIVVAQEIEVIELPIEYRKDSITTNPILQELELKKQASEVASEVARKQGLPKLGLGLDYVLVGKGMNNFPDSGKDIIMPMVSVSLPIFRKKYNAATKEAKLMQESYAFQKEAYENKLNGTYYKLVFELEKERDLLKLYEGQVLTLSKSLNLLFAYYSNANKDFEEVLRMQQEFLKYQKMQLSSTSTFYIKLAELDYLTAKQF encoded by the coding sequence ATGCGTAAAATACTAATCATATTCATTCTATTTTTTGCATATAATGTTGAAGGTCAATCTATAAACGACTATTATATTATTGCTGCAGAAAATAATCCAGAATTAAAAGCAAAGTATAAGGAGTTTGAAGCAGCCATGCAAAAAATACCACAAGTAAGTTCTTTACCAGATCCAAATCTTTCCATGGGTTATTTTATTTCACCCGTAGAAACAAGACTTGGCCCTCAAAATATGCGATTTTCACTAACGCAAATGTTTCCTTGGTTTGGCACTTTAAAAGCCCAAAAAAATGCTACAACCTTAATGGCTGAAAGTAAATATCAAGCCTTTTTAAATGCTAAAAATTTACTGTATTCTCAAGTTGCTACTGCTTATTATCCATTGTATGAGTTGATAAAACTAAAAGAAATTGAACAAGAAAACATCAAAATTCTTGAATCATATAAAAATATTGCCAATGCAAAATTTGAAAACGGTAAAGGAAGTTTAGTAGATGTCTTACGTGTAGATATAATGATTAAAGATGCACAAACTAATTTAGAAATTTTAACTAAAAAAGAATCTGCATTAACATCTTGGTTGAATAGTATTCTAAATAGAAAGTACGATGAAAAAATTGTAGTGGCTCAAGAAATAGAAGTAATTGAATTACCAATAGAATACCGCAAAGATTCTATAACCACTAACCCAATTCTACAAGAGCTTGAATTAAAAAAACAAGCTTCAGAAGTAGCTTCAGAAGTAGCTAGAAAACAAGGTTTACCTAAATTAGGTCTTGGTTTAGATTATGTTTTGGTAGGGAAAGGAATGAATAACTTTCCTGATTCTGGTAAAGATATTATCATGCCAATGGTTTCGGTAAGTTTACCAATTTTTAGAAAAAAATACAATGCTGCAACGAAAGAAGCAAAACTAATGCAAGAAAGTTATGCTTTTCAAAAAGAAGCGTATGAAAACAAATTAAACGGCACGTACTATAAACTTGTTTTTGAATTAGAAAAGGAAAGAGATTTATTAAAATTATATGAAGGTCAAGTACTAACACTTTCTAAAAGTTTGAATCTACTATTCGCTTATTACAGTAATGCGAATAAAGATTTTGAAGAAGTATTACGCATGCAACAAGAGTTTTTAAAGTATCAAAAAATGCAGTTGTCGAGTACTAGTACTTTTTATATAAAATTAGCTGAATTGGATTATTTAACAGCAAAACAATTTTAA
- a CDS encoding efflux RND transporter periplasmic adaptor subunit: MNLDKKTKILLAVTLLVGLLLGALFFGESTKEEDNKTEAKSKAEVWTCSMHPQIRQPEPGDCPICGMDLIPLESGNDDIDPEAISMSESAMIIAGISTYRVGNTDGVKEISLNGKIEVNEKTVYSQSSHIPGRIEKIQVSFVGEYVKKGQVVAYVYSPELASAQQELIEAYSVKDLQPQLFESVKMKLKNWKVSDATINSIISSGKTQDKFPVYADVSGYIIKKNVELGDYLQKGQTLYDVADLSTVWVLFEIYESDMSWVKKGDKINYTVASFPGETFSGTIAFIDPFINPMTRIAKARVEVANSGLKFKPEMFTTGTLKTKITSNKSTLSVPKSAVMWTGKRSIVYIKNETDKGITFKLREVTLGPLLGNDYIIEKGLEVGEEIVANGTFNVDAAAQLAGKPSMMNLEGGRVSTGHNHGDSSMPMSEDKKVVLKTEKTTISAEAKKSLQPLYKDYFEFKDALTKDDFNTAKKALLEFEKSFGKINMSVFKGESHKVWMNYQTELKKQTLHATHIKSIKELRISFEPISNVMIAMTKAFNPLNGSSYVQFCPMANSDKGSNWLSKENKVVNPYFGASMLKCGEVKETINNK, from the coding sequence ATGAACTTAGATAAAAAAACAAAAATATTATTAGCTGTAACTTTATTAGTTGGGCTATTATTAGGTGCTCTATTCTTTGGTGAAAGCACGAAAGAAGAAGATAATAAAACAGAAGCCAAATCAAAAGCAGAAGTTTGGACGTGTTCCATGCATCCACAAATTAGACAACCAGAACCTGGTGATTGTCCTATATGTGGTATGGATTTAATTCCTTTAGAATCAGGTAATGATGATATTGATCCCGAAGCAATTAGTATGTCTGAATCAGCGATGATTATTGCAGGAATCTCTACTTACAGAGTAGGAAATACAGATGGCGTAAAAGAAATTTCATTGAATGGAAAAATTGAAGTGAATGAGAAAACAGTTTATAGTCAATCATCACATATTCCAGGTCGTATTGAAAAAATTCAAGTCTCTTTTGTAGGCGAATATGTTAAAAAAGGACAAGTGGTTGCTTATGTTTATTCTCCGGAATTAGCGAGTGCACAACAAGAACTTATTGAAGCCTATAGTGTAAAAGACCTTCAGCCTCAATTATTCGAATCGGTAAAAATGAAATTAAAAAACTGGAAAGTTTCAGATGCTACTATTAACAGTATTATTTCTTCAGGTAAAACACAAGATAAGTTTCCTGTTTATGCGGATGTTTCAGGCTATATCATTAAAAAAAATGTAGAACTAGGAGATTATCTGCAAAAAGGACAAACCCTCTATGATGTTGCAGATTTATCAACCGTTTGGGTACTTTTTGAAATTTACGAATCGGATATGAGTTGGGTTAAAAAAGGAGATAAAATAAATTATACAGTGGCATCTTTTCCAGGAGAAACATTTTCAGGAACTATTGCATTTATTGACCCATTTATAAACCCAATGACTCGAATTGCAAAAGCAAGAGTTGAAGTAGCTAATTCTGGATTAAAATTCAAACCTGAAATGTTTACTACAGGTACTTTAAAAACTAAAATTACAAGCAATAAATCAACATTAAGTGTTCCTAAATCGGCAGTGATGTGGACAGGAAAACGCTCTATTGTGTACATTAAAAATGAAACAGATAAAGGAATAACTTTCAAATTACGCGAAGTTACATTAGGACCACTTTTGGGGAATGATTATATAATTGAAAAAGGTTTAGAAGTTGGTGAAGAAATTGTTGCAAATGGTACTTTTAATGTGGATGCTGCTGCACAATTAGCAGGAAAACCAAGCATGATGAATTTGGAAGGTGGCAGAGTAAGCACAGGTCATAATCATGGAGATTCTTCTATGCCTATGAGTGAGGATAAAAAAGTAGTATTAAAAACAGAAAAAACAACGATTAGTGCTGAAGCAAAAAAGAGTTTACAACCATTATATAAAGATTATTTTGAATTTAAAGATGCCTTAACAAAAGATGATTTTAATACTGCTAAAAAAGCCCTATTAGAATTTGAAAAGTCTTTTGGTAAAATAAACATGAGCGTATTTAAAGGTGAATCTCATAAAGTATGGATGAATTATCAAACAGAGCTGAAAAAGCAAACACTTCATGCTACACATATAAAAAGCATTAAAGAATTAAGAATATCATTTGAACCAATATCAAACGTAATGATAGCAATGACAAAGGCTTTTAATCCTTTAAATGGAAGTTCTTATGTTCAGTT